The following coding sequences lie in one Palaemon carinicauda isolate YSFRI2023 chromosome 7, ASM3689809v2, whole genome shotgun sequence genomic window:
- the LOC137643792 gene encoding uncharacterized protein, translating to MPRTKSLFQVLGQNFSGAATLRGIQLFNTQGGMISEGKEHNHAPIAGRNDVLQCIDEVKGLAKSTNATPAAIVQETRQKIDINYAVEMPSTSAIRQAIHRIRKKEFPVEANSATDLVIPNKLKVTHTGERNFLLYDTKTESETLNAEFEEEEVQERILAFGSERLAESDIWFLDGTFKTCPKQFYQIYTIHYIFQGQILPAVYVLLPGKTTQIYSSMLEHLLSVAGAKGIQLTPRFISIDFELSCFKALQEKFPEARITGCFFHLYQSIYRSIQKYGLVDVYENNCDLALGLRLLAALAFLRPDDIHDAYLCLANNIPDEADPVYKYFGETYVVGRRIISRRGRPRQNQLRHPPRFHPTFWSIHHLQELNLPRTNNGVEAWHRRFETVVERYHLGVYSMIREFVKEDHRADKEIKSLTSGINPSKKKKRRNPKRKKAVNSFK from the coding sequence ATGCCGAGAACAAAATCATTATTTCAGGTGCTAGGACAAAACTTTAGTGGGGCTGCAACACTTCGTGGGATTCAGCTTTTTAATACACAAGGTGGTATGATATCTGAAGGAAAGGAACATAACCATGCACCGATTGCTGGGAGAAATGATGTACTACAATGTATTGATGAAGTGAAAGGTCTAGCAAAGAGTACAAATGCAACACCGGCGGCAATCGTGCAGGAAACCagacagaaaatagatataaactatgctgttgaaatgccatctacatcagctataagacaagctattcatcgtatacgtaaaaaagaatttccagtggaagcAAATTCTGCCACTGATTTAGTAATCCCAAATAAGCTGAAGGTTACTCATACTGGGGAAAGAAACTTCCTTTTGTATGACACCAAGACCGAAAGTGAGACTTTGAATGCAGAATTCGAGGAGGAAGAGGTACAGGAAAGAATTCTAGCTTTCGGTAGTGAAAGACTAGCCGAGTCGGATATCTGGTTCCTTGATGGGACATTTAAAACGTGTCCTAAGCAATTCTATCAAATATACACTATCCATTACATATTCCAGGGGCAAATATTACCGGCTGTCTATGTGTTGCTGCCTGGgaaaacaacacagatatattcATCAATGCTAGAACATTTACTTTCAGTTGCAGGAGCAAAAGGAATTCAATTAACTCCTAGATTCATCTCgatagattttgagttatcttgTTTCAAAGCTCTCCAAGAAAAATTTCCCGAGGCTAGAATAACCGGATGCTTTTTCCACCTATATCAAAGTATTTACCGAAGTATTCAAAAGTATGGCCTCGTTGATGTATACGAAAATAATTGCGATTTAGCTTTAGGTTTACGACTGTTGGCAGCGCTCGCATTTCTACGACCTGATGACATCCATGATGCATATCTATGTCTTGCAAATAACATCCCAGATGAAGCAGATCCGGTTTATAAATATTTCGGGGAAACGTATGTGGTAGGTAGGCGCATAATTTCACGAAGGGGAAGGCCAAGACAAAACCAATTACGTCACCCTCCACGGTTTCATCCAACTTTTTGGAGCATCCATCATTTACAAGAACTCAATCTCCCAAGAACGAATAATGGAGtagaggcttggcacaggagatttgaAACCGTCGTTGAACGTTACCATTTAGGTGTGTACTCAATGATTCGGGAATTTGTCAAAGAAGACCATCgagcagacaaagaaataaaaagtttaacATCGGGCATTAAtccgtctaagaaaaaaaaaagaagaaatccaaAGAGAAAAAAGGCTGTCAACAGTTTTAAGTAG